From Candidatus Omnitrophota bacterium, the proteins below share one genomic window:
- a CDS encoding ATP-binding protein, which yields MICYLLIPLPPVFLLGYLMSQISIEKIIKPIRRIAETADSITHDDLSRRVTAENVSGEVQYLVKSFNGMISRLETAFAYITESSSYIAHELKTPLAIIRGEAEVALKKERDKEEYKKVIIGSLEETRRMLKIIEDLLLLTRVNYRSDDLRLLPLDLNQFVVVLFEKAKILAVKKNIAVNIQVPGTEVLIKADELTLRRLFLNLIDNAIKYTPQDGRVDIIVRFEDERVKISIADTGIGIAQENLSRLFDKFFRIEEKIKDTGSHSGLGLSIAQSIAKLHQGEITVSSQVGKGTVFTVDLPRSTGDILTAASE from the coding sequence ATGATTTGTTATCTTTTAATACCTTTGCCTCCGGTTTTTTTGCTGGGTTATTTGATGAGCCAGATTTCAATAGAGAAAATCATTAAACCCATCAGAAGAATTGCAGAGACAGCTGATAGTATTACCCACGATGATTTAAGTAGAAGAGTTACAGCTGAGAACGTCAGCGGGGAAGTTCAGTATTTGGTGAAGTCTTTCAATGGCATGATTTCCCGCCTCGAAACCGCTTTTGCGTATATTACGGAATCTAGCTCATATATCGCCCATGAGTTAAAAACCCCTCTTGCCATTATAAGGGGGGAGGCGGAAGTTGCTTTAAAGAAAGAACGGGATAAAGAAGAATATAAGAAAGTTATTATTGGCAGTTTGGAGGAAACGCGGCGCATGCTGAAAATTATTGAAGACTTATTATTGCTGACTCGCGTTAATTATCGTTCTGATGATTTGCGTCTGCTGCCCTTGGATCTAAACCAGTTTGTCGTAGTCTTATTTGAAAAAGCCAAAATTTTAGCGGTGAAAAAAAATATTGCGGTCAATATTCAAGTCCCCGGAACAGAAGTCTTGATAAAAGCGGACGAACTAACGCTTCGTCGATTATTCTTAAATCTTATTGATAATGCCATAAAATACACGCCGCAGGATGGAAGAGTGGATATTATTGTCCGGTTTGAAGATGAACGCGTTAAGATTTCCATTGCTGACACCGGGATTGGCATTGCGCAGGAAAATCTCTCAAGGCTTTTTGATAAATTTTTCCGCATCGAAGAAAAAATAAAAGATACCGGCTCTCACAGCGGACTAGGATTAAGTATCGCGCAATCAATAGCAAAACTTCATCAAGGCGAAATAACAGTATCCAGCCAAGTTGGAAAGGGTACTGTTTTCACCGTAGACCTGCCTCGAAGCACCGGAGATATTCTTACGGCCGCCAGTGAATAA